In one window of Sciurus carolinensis chromosome X, mSciCar1.2, whole genome shotgun sequence DNA:
- the Ccdc160 gene encoding LOW QUALITY PROTEIN: coiled-coil domain-containing protein 160 (The sequence of the model RefSeq protein was modified relative to this genomic sequence to represent the inferred CDS: inserted 2 bases in 2 codons; deleted 2 bases in 2 codons; substituted 1 base at 1 genomic stop codon): MGCXKKTWKENMFTPRFSAQDVLEEPSHTESSSEPISVDKTKRMEGNYNLSSRKFQDENKFKRKEYISQLNEREQEQNLRERRINMSKNEADVKSVSSESFNLDIPSEESXNRTEDSCTWSKEELPILPSQAPRKKVTEGMSPKLRLNLLNEELEELNMKCRKIEEEXENAEKELLNSKKEVSMKSLNFQETGTDTLKNDRELQALKNDLSEKATNVKNLTEELQQAKEIIHKLNLENRNLKEAVRKLKRQSEIGNASPKEEMKLYYELEMDKIRGELVAIKNELRAEKTLQARNNKALELLRKHFASMIRSSNTLNHFTGDFFKVKKPFIKQVIEPNQYLLCYLCILLKMYVMGCNFHFCCIKISVKHIDVHFKVSAFSF; encoded by the exons ATGggatgctagaagaaaacatggaaggaGAATATGTTTACTCCTCGTTTTAGTGCTCAGGATGTTCTAGAAGAGCCTTCTCACACTGAATCTTCTTCTGAACCAATAAGTGTAGACAAGACCAAGAGAATGGAAGGAAATTATAATTTGTCCAGTAGAAAG TTTcaggatgaaaataaatttaagaggAAAGAATATATTTCTCAACTAAATGAAAGAGAGCAAGAA CAAAATTTAAGGGAGAGAAGGATAAACATGTCAAAGAATGAGGCAGACGTGAAGTCTGTCTCCAGTGAATCATTTAATTTGGATATTCCATCTGAAGAAA TTAACAGAACAGAAGATTCTTGTACCTGGAGTAAAGAGGAATTACCAATCCTACCATCACAAGCCCCAAGGAAGAAAGTAACTGAAGGAATGTCTCCAAAACTTCGCCTGAACCTTTTGAATGAAGAACTAGAAGAACTTAAtatgaaatgcagaaaaatagaagagg ttGAAAATGCTGAAAAAGAACTTTTGAACTCCAAGAAAGAAGTTTCTATGAAATCCCTAAATTTTCAAGAAACAGGGACAGATACTTTGAAGAATGACAGGGAACTTCAAGCTTTAAAAAATGACCTATCCGAAAAAGCGACAAATGTAAAAAACTTAACTGAGGAGCTCCAGCAAGCCAAAGAAATTATCCACAAGTTGAACCTagagaacagaaatttaaaagaagcTGTTAGGAAGTTAAAGCGTCAAAGTGaaataggaaatgcttctcctaaagaagaaatgaaattgtatTATGAATTAGAAATGGACAAGATCCGCGGAGAGCTGGTTGCCATCAAGAATGAACTGAGAGCTGAGAAGACCCTGCAAGCAAGAAATAACAAAGCACTGGAGTTGCTTAGAAAACACTTTGCTTCCATGATAAGGTCATCAAACACCCTGAACCACTTTacaggagatttttttaaagttaaaaagcCTTTCATTAAGCAAGTCATTGAGCCAAACCAATATTTATTATGCTATCTTTGTATACTACTTAAAATGTATGTAATGGGATGTAATTTTCACTTTTGCTGCATCAAAATATCTGTAAAACATATAGATGTTCATTTCAAagtttctgctttctctttctaa